The Rissa tridactyla isolate bRisTri1 chromosome 6, bRisTri1.patW.cur.20221130, whole genome shotgun sequence genome includes a region encoding these proteins:
- the POLR2D gene encoding DNA-directed RNA polymerase II subunit RPB4, translated as MAAGGSDPRAADVEEDASQLVFPKEFETAETLLNSEVHMLLEHRKQQNESAEDEQELSEVFMKTLNYTARFSRFKNRETIASVRSLLLQKKLHKFELACLANLCPETAEEAKALIPSLEGRFEDEELQQILDDIQTKRSFQY; from the exons atggcggcgggcggcagcgaCCCGCGGGCGGCGGACGTGGAGGAGGACGCCTCGCAGCTCGTCTTCCCCAAGG AATTTGAAACTGCGGAAACTCTTCTAAATTCAGAAGTACATATGCTTCTTGAGCACCGTAAGCAACAGAACGAGAGTGCAGAAGATGAGCAGGAGCTTTCAGAAGTCTTCATGAAAACCTTGAACTACACAGCACGCTTCAGCCGCTTCAAAAACCGGGAAACCATCGCCAGCGTCCGAAG TTTGCTGCTCCAGAAAAAGCTCCATAAGTTTGAGCTGGCGTGTTTGGCTAACCTGTGTCCTGAGACGGCTGAGGAAGCGAAAGCCTTGATTCCCAG CCTGGAGGGCCGATTTGAAGATGAGGAATTACAGCAGATTCTTGACGACATTCAGACTAAACGCAGCTTCCAGTACTAA
- the AMMECR1L gene encoding AMMECR1-like protein translates to MGKRRCVPPLEPKLAAGCCGVKKPKLSGSGTHSHGNQATTVPGSSSGPLQNHQHTDGNNGRENVSDLTLGPGNSPITRMNPTSGALSPLTRPNGTANSTKNLVVTAEMCCYCFDVLYCHLYGFPQPRLPRFTNDPYPLFVTWKTGRDKRLRGCIGTFSAMNLHSGLREYTLTSALKDSRFPPLTREELPKLFCSVSLLTNFEDASDYLDWEVGIHGIRIEFINEKGVKRTATYLPEVAKEQDWDQIQTIDSLLRKGGFKAPITNDFRKTIKLTRYRSEKVTISYAEYMASRQHCFQNGTLHAPPLYNHYS, encoded by the exons ATGGGAAAAAGACGCTGTGTTCCTCCACTTGAGCCCAAGCTGGCAGCCGGCTGTTGTGGGGTGAAGAAGCCCAAATTGTCTGGGAGTGGAACGCACAGTCATGGGAATCAGGCCACAACTGTACCAGGCTCCAGTTCAGGTCCTCTTCAGAACCACCAGCATACAGACGGAAATAATGGAAGGGAGAATGTATCGGACTTGACTTTGGGCCCAGGAAATTCCCCAATTACTCGAATGAATCCGACTTCAGGAGCTCTGAGCCCGCTTACTCGGCCCAATGGAACTGCCAACAGCACCAAGAACCTGGTGGTGACAGCGGAGATGTGCTGCTACTGCTTTGATGTACTCTACTGTCATCTCTATGGTTTTCCTCAGCCACGACTTCCTCGATTTACCAATGACCCCTA tcCGCTCTTTGTGACGTGGAAGACGGGGCGAGACAAGCGGCTTCGTGGCTGCATCGGGACCTTTTCAGCCATGAACCTTCACTCAGGACTCAGGGAATACACATTAACCAG TGCACTTAAGGACAGCCGATTTCCCCCCCTGACCCGCGAGGAGCTGCCCAAACTCTTCTGCTCTGTCTCCCTCCTCACTAACTTTGAGGATGCCAGTGACTACCTGGACTGGGAG GTTGGGATCCATGGGATCAGAATAGAGTTCATCAATGAGAAGGGTGTCAAACGCACAGCCACGTATTTACCTGAGGTTGCTAAGGAACAAG ACTGGGATCAGATCCAGACCATAGACTCCTTACTCAGGAAAGGTGGCTTTAAGGCTCCGATTACCAATGATTTTAGGAAAACGATTAAACTCACCAG GTACCGCAGTGAGAAGGTGACAATCAGTTATGCAGAATACATGGCTTCCCGTCAGCATTGTTTCCAGAATGGCACTCTTCATGCCCCCCCCCTCTACAATCATTACTCCTGA